A window of the Lolium perenne isolate Kyuss_39 chromosome 7, Kyuss_2.0, whole genome shotgun sequence genome harbors these coding sequences:
- the LOC127311646 gene encoding uncharacterized protein isoform X2, whose translation MFSIQVWFGRFAREQVLNLDKNKQWSRALDGSNYLPGMVGLNNIKETDFVNVTIQSLMRITPLRNFFLIPENYQHSKSPLVHRFGELTRKVWHARNFKGQVSPHEFLQAVMKASEKRFQIGVQSDPVEFMSWLLNTLHAKLRSSKKKNRSIIYDCFQGELEVVKEMHRKHIVGDEQNGDAVSQVETSDGMVTETSRVPFLMLGLDLPPPPLFKDAMEKNIIPQVPLFNILKKFDGEAVTEVVRPSIARMRYRVIRLPKYMILHMRRFTKNNFFVEKNPTLVNFPVKNLELKDYIPLPKPKGNEKLRSKYDLIANIVHDGKPGEGCYRVFVQRKSEEAWYEMQDLHVTETLPQMVALSEAYMQIYEQHE comes from the exons ATGTTCTCAATCCAAG TATGGTTTGGCAGGTTCGCGAGAGAGCAGGTTCTGAATCTTGACAAGAACAAGCAGTGGTCAAGAGCTCTGGATGGCTCCAATTATCTACCTGGAATG GTTGGTCTTAACAACATTAAGGAGACTGACTTTGTGAACGTCACAATACAGTCATTAATGAGAATAACACCTTTGAGAAATTTCTTTCTCATACCTGAAAATTATCAGCATAGCAAATCCCCACTGGTTCATCGGTTTGGAGAATTAACTCGCAAGGTTTGGCATGCTAGGAACTTCAAGGGCCAAGTTAGTCCACATGAGTTCCTTCAAGCAGTTATGAAGGCCAGTGAGAAGAGATTTCAGATTGGTGTACAATCTGATCCAGTTGAATTTATGTCATGGCTCTTGAACACACTGCACGCGAAACTGAGAAGTTCGAAGAAGAAAAATAGGAGCATCATATATGATTGCTTTCAG GGGGAACTTGAAGTTGTCAAGGAAATGCACAGGAAGCATATAGTGGGTGATGAGCAGAATGGTGATGCAGTCTCACAGGTTGAAACAAGTGATGGTATGGTCACTGAAACGTCTAGGGTCCCATTTTTGATGCTCGGTCTTGACCTGCCACCTCCACCCCTTTTCAAAGATGCCATGGAGAAAAATATTATTCCACAG GTACCACTGTTTAATATACTGAAGAAGTTTGATGGCGAGGCAGTTACAGAGGTGGTGCGGCCATCTATTGCTCGGATGAGGTACCGAGTTATCCGGCTTCCAAAGTATATGATCCTTCACATGCGACGGTTCACCAAAAACAACTTCTTTGTGGAGAAAAACCCCACTCTTG TTAACTTCCCTGTGAAGAATTTGGAACTGAAGGATTACATCCCACTACCTAAGCCAAAAGGGAATGAGAAGCTGCGTTCAAAGTACGATCTCATAGCCAACATCGTACACGACGGCAAACCGGGCGAAGGGTGCTACCGAGTGTTTGTGCAGCGGAAATCAGAAGAGGCATG GTACGAGATGCAGGATCTCCATGTCACAGAGACCCTCCCTCAGATGGTAGCTCTCTCGGAAGCCTACATGCAGATATACGAGCAGCACGAATGA
- the LOC127311646 gene encoding uncharacterized protein isoform X1, producing the protein MGADDQPSPARKREREEEPAEGDAAEKRPRADESEGASLLGLANYTDEEEEGGAGNTGHANGAPLAEEVEDGANEEEGGEEDEDEDERRAPERRPRQIELRRDCPYLDTVNRQVLDFDFEKFCSISLSNLNVYACLVCGKYYQGRGLKSHAYTHSLEAGHHVFINLQTEKVYCLPDGYEINDPSLEDIRHVLNPRFAREQVLNLDKNKQWSRALDGSNYLPGMVGLNNIKETDFVNVTIQSLMRITPLRNFFLIPENYQHSKSPLVHRFGELTRKVWHARNFKGQVSPHEFLQAVMKASEKRFQIGVQSDPVEFMSWLLNTLHAKLRSSKKKNRSIIYDCFQGELEVVKEMHRKHIVGDEQNGDAVSQVETSDGMVTETSRVPFLMLGLDLPPPPLFKDAMEKNIIPQVPLFNILKKFDGEAVTEVVRPSIARMRYRVIRLPKYMILHMRRFTKNNFFVEKNPTLVNFPVKNLELKDYIPLPKPKGNEKLRSKYDLIANIVHDGKPGEGCYRVFVQRKSEEAWYEMQDLHVTETLPQMVALSEAYMQIYEQHE; encoded by the exons ATGGGCGCGGACGACCAGCCATCACCGGCGCGGAAGCGCGAGCGCGAGGAGGAGCCGGCCGAAGGGGACGCCGCCGAGAAGCGCCCGCGCGCGGACGAATCGGAGGGCGCCTCGCTGCTGGGGCTCGCCAACTAcacagacgaggaggaggaaggcgGGGCCGGGAACACGGGGCACGCGAACGGCGCCCCCCTCGCCGAGGAAGTGGAGGATGGTGCGAATGAGGAAGAGGGTGGagaagaggatgaggacgaggacgagaggAGGGCTCCGGAGAGGAGGCCGAGGCAGATCGAGCTGAGGCGGGACTGCCCTTACCTCGACACCGTGAATCGACAG GTCCTTGACTTCGACTTTGAGAAGTTCTGCTCAATCTCCTTATCAAATTTGAATGTGTATGCATGCCTAGTTTGTGGAAAGTATTACCAAGGAAGAGGCTTGAAATCGCATGCGTATACCCACAGCCTTGAGGCAGGTCACCATGTGTTCATTAACCTTCAAACTGAGAAAGTTTACTGTCTCCCTgatgggtacgagataaatgatcCGTCACTAGAAGATATTCGACATGTTCTCAATCCAAG GTTCGCGAGAGAGCAGGTTCTGAATCTTGACAAGAACAAGCAGTGGTCAAGAGCTCTGGATGGCTCCAATTATCTACCTGGAATG GTTGGTCTTAACAACATTAAGGAGACTGACTTTGTGAACGTCACAATACAGTCATTAATGAGAATAACACCTTTGAGAAATTTCTTTCTCATACCTGAAAATTATCAGCATAGCAAATCCCCACTGGTTCATCGGTTTGGAGAATTAACTCGCAAGGTTTGGCATGCTAGGAACTTCAAGGGCCAAGTTAGTCCACATGAGTTCCTTCAAGCAGTTATGAAGGCCAGTGAGAAGAGATTTCAGATTGGTGTACAATCTGATCCAGTTGAATTTATGTCATGGCTCTTGAACACACTGCACGCGAAACTGAGAAGTTCGAAGAAGAAAAATAGGAGCATCATATATGATTGCTTTCAG GGGGAACTTGAAGTTGTCAAGGAAATGCACAGGAAGCATATAGTGGGTGATGAGCAGAATGGTGATGCAGTCTCACAGGTTGAAACAAGTGATGGTATGGTCACTGAAACGTCTAGGGTCCCATTTTTGATGCTCGGTCTTGACCTGCCACCTCCACCCCTTTTCAAAGATGCCATGGAGAAAAATATTATTCCACAG GTACCACTGTTTAATATACTGAAGAAGTTTGATGGCGAGGCAGTTACAGAGGTGGTGCGGCCATCTATTGCTCGGATGAGGTACCGAGTTATCCGGCTTCCAAAGTATATGATCCTTCACATGCGACGGTTCACCAAAAACAACTTCTTTGTGGAGAAAAACCCCACTCTTG TTAACTTCCCTGTGAAGAATTTGGAACTGAAGGATTACATCCCACTACCTAAGCCAAAAGGGAATGAGAAGCTGCGTTCAAAGTACGATCTCATAGCCAACATCGTACACGACGGCAAACCGGGCGAAGGGTGCTACCGAGTGTTTGTGCAGCGGAAATCAGAAGAGGCATG GTACGAGATGCAGGATCTCCATGTCACAGAGACCCTCCCTCAGATGGTAGCTCTCTCGGAAGCCTACATGCAGATATACGAGCAGCACGAATGA